The following is a genomic window from Nitrospira sp..
CTGGCACGTGTGAATCCGGGAATGTGCTTCATCTATGTTTCGGGGGCCGGCACGGACAGCAGCGAACAGGGGCGCAGCATGTGGGCGCGAGTCAAGGGCAAGACCGAAAACGACCTGCAGAAACTCCCATTTCGTGGCGTCTACCTGTTCCGCCCCGGAGTCATTCAACCTCTGCACGGCATCCAGTCGAAAACTTCGTCCTACCGGATTTTCTATCGCTTGGCAAATCCATTCCTATCGTTGATTCGTCGAGTGTGTCCCTCCGCGATCACGACCACGGCGGACATCGGGCAAGCGATGCTGCATGCCGCGCGGCAAGGAGATGCACGAAGAATTATTGAGGCGAAAGACATCAACCGACTCGCTCGTGGTTGAAACAATCCAGACGCGTATAGCTGAGCGCGTGCTCAATCGCATCAACGAAAGGAAACTCGCAATGCAGGACCTGAAGAACAAGGTGTTTCTGGTGACCGGTGCCACGGATGGCATCGGCAGGGCCGCTGTCACGGAATTCGCCAGACGCGGGGCATCGGTGACCCTTGTTGGCCGAGACAAGGAGAAGACGGAGCGCGTGGTTGCCGAGCTGAAGGCATCGACTGGCAACGAAAACCTGGCTTATCTCCTCTGCGACCTCTCGCGCATGGCGGACGTCAAACGCGCGGCTGAAACTTTCAAGGCGACGCACGACCGACTGGATGTTCTGGTCAACAACGCGGGGGCCACCTTCAAGAAGCCCGTGCTTGGCCCAGATGGATACGAGTTGACCTTTGCCGTGAATCACCTGGCGTACTTCCAGATGACCGCGTCGCTCCTCGGCCTCATCCGGAAGACGCCTGGCGCGCGAGTGGTTTCCACGTCAAGTTCAATGCAGACACGCGGCAGGCTTGACTTGGAAAAGACGCCGACCTCGCTTGAGGGAACAGGCCCCCATGCCTACGCGACGTCCAAGCTCGCCAACATCCTTTTCACCAAGGAGCTTCAGCGACAGTTGTCCGGGACAACGGCCACAGCCAATTGCTTCGAGCCGGGCATAGTACGCACTCAGTTTGGTGGATTTGGGTCAGACCAGGGGTTGCTGTTGAATGTCGTGTACGCGCTGGCGAAACCGTTCTCAAGCACACCAGAGCAAGGCGCTGACTCTCTGATCTGGCTGGCCACTTCGCCGGAGGCGGCTTCACTTAGAGGAACGTATATTTCAAAGCGAAAACCTGTCACGCCATCGGCACAGGCATTGGACCAGAAGCTCGCTGCCGACCTATGGCTGCTCAGCGAAAAGCTTTGCGCAACGGCTGTGTCCAGGGAAATTGGGTGACGCAGAGCACTCAAGGCTCTTTCCGACGGCATCAAAACGGCTGGCACGCACGACGTACAGAAAATACTGGATGAGGCTCATCTCGTCGCCCGGAGCCATCTGTAAGAAGGGCTCCGGGTCGAGCGAGCTCTGTTTGGTGGAGGCGAGGGGAGTTGAACCCCTGTCCGAAGATCGTCCGTGCACTGTGTCTACATGTGTAGCCGACGATTTAAGTTTCGCAGCCATCCACGCCCATCGGCAGGCTTAGAACAGCCACTAGCCCAGTATTGTCTCATCCTCGACCGCTGAGCACCGGCCTTGGACCAGCCCGCTGCATCGCGCCATTCCACCCCCGCGGGCCTCAGATGGAACGACGTCTCAGCCTAAATTAGGCTGCGAGTGCCAGTTCTTGATTGGCAGTTGCGTTTTTCTCGGACTTTTACGAGTTCCCGAGAGCTCGACATGCGACAGTGACCTCAGTATCCCCGTCGAAACCGGTCGCCCCCTTTCGTCGCGATAAGATTAACGTTCGGCCTTATCAATAGATGACCATCATACCCTACAGGTCAAGGAGATGCCAGGCCGCGGAGGCTTCTCCTTTCCGTCCAAGTCAGCGATGTGGGTGGAATCCGCCTCGGTTGACGTTGACAATTCCATTTATCATACATTGACAATACATTGACAATATGACACCGTTTTCTGGTGGACACAAAGCAAAAACTTCTAACCTTTCTTTCAAAACGATCGTCTGCCACCGGAGGAGAACTGCGCGAACACCTCCGGCTCAGCCGGCAGGCCTTGAGCCTTCATCTCCGCAGCCTCCTGGAAACACACACCATCGTCCGATCGGGAGTCACCAGAGGAGCGCGATATCGCCTAGCGGGAACCTCTGAGAAAACGGCGACGATCTCCCGCGTGCTCACGATCCGAGGCTGCAATGAGGATCGCGTGTGGGATCAAGTTGCCACCCAGCTCAACTTTCAACGAACCCTGCGAGCCAACGTGGTGGCCATCGTTCGCTATGCGTTCACAGAAATGCTGAACAACGCCATCGACCATTCGAAGACAGAGCGTTGCTCCATTCATGTCGCGCTCACGCCAAGCCTCGTCAGCTTTGACATCCACGATGCTGGAATCGGCGTGTTTCGCTCTATCGCAGCCAAATACCATCTGCGGGACGAAGAGACGGCTATGATTGAACTGCTCAAGGGAAAAACAACGACCATGCCAGAGGCGCATGCAGGGGAGGGCATCTTTTTTACCTCCCGCGTCGGCGATACGTTTACCATCCGATCTCACCGTATTCAGATTGAATGGAAGCGAGCCAAACGCGATGTCTTCGTGTCGCAGCAGCGGCAGAGGACCGGAACAGCCGTTCACTTTGCGTTGCATCTCAGCGCCAGGCATAAACTCGAAGAGGTGTTCGCCGAGTTCGCCCCTGCGGAGTACGATTTCCAGTTTCAGAAAACAAAAGTCTTGGTGAAACTCATTCAACCCGACTATGTCTCTCGCTCAGAAGCAAAACGCTTGCTGGCCAATCTGGAAAAATTCAAAGAAATCGGCCTGGATTTCCGTGACGTGCGCTCCGTCGGGCAGGGATTTGCCGATGAAGTCTTTCGCGTGTTTGCCCAGCGCCATCCCGGCATCGTCATCCATCCTGAACAAGCCAGCCCTGCCGTCCTGACCATGATCAAACACGTCCGCCGCGAAGCATCCGGAGCCAGCACCCCGTAATGATGAACGGATAGCACCCGCTCTACGAGCAGAACCATCTGGCCTTACTCGCTGACGCCCTCGCAGCTCAGCCAACCAGGCCGACAAATCTCCTGGCCGCTCAAGGCTACGCGCGCATCAAGCGGTACCTCCGTCTACTGGAGAGAAACACGCCACTCTTCCCGGGACGACTCCTCAGCTTCGTTTGCGCCCACACATAGCTGTCAGCCTTACTACATTTCCGGCACCGAGACCACAGCTGAGTCCTCAAACAACCGAAAGGATCAAGGGGATACTACCGCCCTTGCCCAGCCAAAAGAATTAGCCGCTGTACTATCATGATCCCAGCAACAACGATTAGAAGAATTCCAAAAACATACGCCGCGTATTTCTCAACTCTCTTCCCGAGTAGCTGCCAGAAAAATGACCGTTCACCTTCCATGTTGAGAAAGAAGTTCCACCCGCCCTTCGTAGCAACCACGACAATAAGACCTACTAACAGAAATATTACATTCAAGAGTATTTCAAATATCAGCTGAGGACGGCTTATGCTATTCATCATGATACCTGCGTCGGCGAATAGTTCAAACGACAACGAAGCGGCTCAGGGATCCTACTTTAAATACTTTCCTCATAGACTCTGATCCTACGCACTCTTGAAGCGCGTCACCTTCGCAAAGACGATAGCAGCCAAGGGCAGGGCTAATCCTAACAACAATTGCGCGACGAGGAGCGATCCGAGCTGGCTATAGTCGGCAGGGGATTGAATCGCACCGGTCGCGGCATCCTTTACTTCTCGCGTGACCACATAGAGATCGTTCAAATATTTGGTCCCGAGCTGGCTCAACGACAGCGCCAGATTTGTGAACGAGGCCATCACGGCAAAGAAGGTGGCTTTCAAATTGGCCGGCGCCGAGTTGGCAATCCAAGCCAGCATCGGAATCATGGAGATCTGGCCAAGCGGCGACTCCAGCGCCGTATCGATCAAGGCAATGAAGCGCGCATCGACGATCCCGCCCGTCATCCGCGCTGTCCATTCGTGCAACCCGTAATACATGCTCACGACCGGAAGAGTCAGAACGGTCCCCACGACGGTCAGAAACCCCACCACGTAAGCGATGGATCGCTCGGCCATGAAGCGGCGAAAAATAAACATGCCGGCCAGCGTCAAGGTGCCTCCGATGAGGGAGAGGATCGACAGAAACTGCTGATCGAATTTCAGATCATCGATCATCCACCAGGTCGCGCCAGGACCAGCCCCAGGAATCGCTCGGAAAATGAAAATGACCACCGCAGTCCCGACCAAAGTGAATCGCTTGTCCGGTTCCAGCTCGCGCATGAGCTTCGCCATGAGAAACAGCACAATGCCCATCGAGCCGGCAAACACGATTTCCTCACTGTAGGAAAATCCGCCGAGCCCAACGGTCACCGTAAACAGCGCAAAGATCAAGCTCCCGCCAAGCACCCACCAATCGGGAGTCGTTGCTTCACTGCCATCGCCCCGGGCGTCCACCATCTGCTCGACTTGCTCGCGTGAGAATCCTTGCTGAATCAGCGCGGCCTTCTGCCGTCGCTGCAGCAGCCAGGCGACGCCGACGCCAAGGACCGAGACGAAGGGAATCACCAGCGCCATCAGGTAGACTTGCTTGTACAGCCGAACCAGCTCCGCCTGCGGCAACCCCTCGGTGCCGCTGAAGACATACACATTAATCATCGCCACCAGAATGCCGCCGCCCACGATCGCCACCCGCCCGAGCGTCTGCATCGTCGTATGCATGAGCTTGCGCGTCGGCTCATCGAACGGCTGTCCCCGCTCATCGACCCGCGGCACGGCTTCGACGGTCATCGCATCCGCTACCGCGTCCTGAATCACATAACCGATAGGCGCGAGCAACGCGCTCAACACAAACCAGACTTCCGCCGACAGCACGGCCGTCATGGCTTCACGCTGGCCAATCAGCGCAGCCATGATCCCCAGGCTCACCGCCAGCAGCCCGGCCCCCACGCCAACGAGCCAGCTCTTCCATCGCCACAAGAGATCCACCGCATGCCCGATCGGCATCTTTAGTGCCCAGGGAATGCCGGCCCAGAATCCGAGCGCCGCCAGAAACGAGGCCGAGAGGCCAAGATAGTCTTTGACGAAGAAGGTGCCGACAATACCGGTCAGGCCGGAGATGCCGTACGCCATGTAGACCATGAGCGGCGGCAGATACGACAGCCGCATGTCGCGGCCTAAGGAAAGAATATTGCGATCAATCCACGCAAGGAGGGAATTCGCCATCGTTACCCGTACAAATCCTTCTCACACTCAGGAACCCCGTTGCCTCCGGCATATCGTTATACACTGCTTCCATGCCGGCTCACCCTTGCCTTAACGACCGCCTTGCCAGCAGCGCCGCAAGTTCGCCTCGCATCGTCTCCGGATCGAGTTGCACAGGATGGCCATGGCCGGCCAAGACCCATTCGATTCGATAGGGGAGCAACCGTTCAATCGACCGCAAGAGATGCCTCTCGTTCCAAACTAGCTGCCTGGGCGAACCCAATCGTTGGCCCTTCGGCTCCCACCAGAGATGATCGCCGGTAAAGAGGATGCGCCCGTCATACAGCAGCGCGCAACTACCCGCCGTATGGCCGGGCACCGGGATCAGCTCGAACTGAGGCGCCAGGCGGACCGGATCCCAGCCATCAATGATCCGCTCCGCGTCCGGCATGGCAGCGGCATCCTCGCGATGGATGATCCGCTCCGCGCCGAAATGACGCGCGTAGGCCGCCGCATCCGCCACATCGTCTTCATGCGTCAGGAAAATATATCGCACGCCGCCCAACCTGGCATAGGCGTCCACTAGGTGCTTGAGGTATCGCGGGGAATCGATCAACCAGTTACCGTCCGGATGCTGCACAAAGAAACTATTGGCGCCGAACGATTTCTCCGAATTGAATCCGCAGTAGTACACCCGCTCTGTCAGACGAAGCGGGAAACTGTCTTTTGCCTGCTTCAGTAACGCCGGATCGCCTCGCTCCGTGCCGATGGAGCCGACCGGACAGGCCACCAGCGCTCGATAGGCCTGCACCATCTCCTCTTCGGTACGCGGCTGCCGCGTGACGGTCGAGTAGTCTCCGCCTTCATCGAAACTGGTAGGGGCCAGCTGCCGGCAGGCATCGCAGTCGATGCAGGTGGAATCCACATAGAAATTCCCCGGCACGTTCGAGTTCAACCGTTTCTTGGGATCCGCCATATTCCTGGTACTCGATCCACATCCGCGATCAGCGTAATGACGATATCGCGCCCGGGTCCGGCGGCGTCCTCTTTGCCAAATCGACCGCGCGCCAGAGAGCCCAGGCCGCGACGGTCCGATAGGGCCGCCATCGCTCTCCATATCGTAACACGTCCTTGGGACTGGGCAGGGTCCGATGCGATGCGAGAACGCCGCTGACGGCCGATTTCAACATCCTGCTAGTGCGGCGCAATGGCGTCCGCCTCGATCTCGACCAGCATATCCGGATCGATCAAGCGCTGCACCTCCACCATCGTCGTCGCGGGCCTGATGTTGCCGAAAACTTCCCCATGCGCGCGGCCGACCTCCTGCCATTGATCGATGTTGGCCATGTAGATTCGGGTCCGGACCACATCGGCGAGCGACACCCCGGCTTGCCGGAGCGCCGACTCGATGGTCTTGAACGTCTGGATCGTCTGCGCATAGGGATCGCCCTTGCCGACCAGGCCGCCTGGCGTCATCGCCGTAGAGCCGGATACGGACACGTAGGCGCCGACCCGGACCGCGCGTGAATAGCCGATCTTGGCTTCCCAGGGACCGCCAGTGGAAACATTCTGCCGTACCATGCTCGCTCCTTTGTCTGATTGCCGTTAGGTCAGGGAAATGCGGTGCTTGTTCTGCCCCAACCACGCTTCACACGTCAAGGGGGCAAGAATGGAGGTAATGCGCGGTCGGCAAGGACAAGAGGCTTGCCGGGTCATCTCCGACCGCCGGCGGCCTGTTTCAACCTTCTGTCACATGACGATCCCGCCGCCGGCTTGAATCGTCTGCCCTGTCACCCATCGGGCCTGCTCGCTCACGAGAAATGCCACGACATCCGCAATATCCTGCGGCAGGCCCAATCGCTTGAACGGGGACGCCTCGAGCCCCATCTTCTTATAGAGATCCGTCAACACACCTGTGTCCGTGAAACCAGGCGCCACCGCATTGACCGTGATCCCACGCGGCGCCAGTTCCTGCGCAATGCCTTGCGTGAATTGTTCGAGCGCGCCCCGGCTCCCGAGATAGGCCGTCGCGCCGTAATAGTGCAGCTTCGTCCCCGCGCTGGAAATATTTACGATGCGCCCGTGATCGCGCATCACCTTGGCCGCTTCCTGCATCGCAAAGTAAGGGCCCTTGGCATGCAGATTCATCAAGGCATCGAAATCCGCTTCCGTCGTGTCCGCCAGCGGCTTCGGCGCAAACTTTCCCGCGTTGTTGACCAGAATGTCCAGCCGTCCGAATCGCGCAACGGCATCCGCAATCAGCCGCCGCGCATCCGTCATCACGCTCATGTCGGCTTGTACTGCAACCGCGGTCCCGCCTGTCGCCTGAATACCGGCGGCCACCGCGCGAGCCTTGCGCTCGCTCCGAAGATAATTCACCACCACTAGAGCCCCGTCCGCCGCAAGCCGTTCCGCAATCGCTTGACCGATTCCGCTCGATGCGCCGGTCACGATCGCGACCTTGCTGCTTAACGGAGCCACTGATTTGTCCCCTTACGAACGGCGGGGCGGAAGAGCGATGCCCCACTGTCCTGCATAGACGAGCTCGGCCAGCGGGTTGCGTTCCCGAGGAGCCGCTTCGCGCTGCTGAAGATAGTCTGACAGAAGCGCGGCCTCGCCGGGATAGCCCACCGCCACCATGGCGACCGGCTCGAAACCGGAAGGGATTTTAAGATCCGCCTGAGCCTGCTTACCATCGAACCCCGCCATGGGATGCGCAACCAGGCCCAGCGCCGTCGCTTGGAGGAGAAGATTTTCGAGCGCCATTCCAGCGTCATGCAAAGCATACCGGTTCGGCTTGCCGTCCTCTTCGAAATACATCCGCGCGACGGACAAGAGCAACACGGGCGCGCGAAATGCCCACTTCCGGTTGCCGTCCAGCAGACAAGCTAGAAGACGATCATACGTCGCCAGGTCGTCCTTCGTCGCGACGATAAACCGGCAAGGCTGCTCATTGCTCGCCGATGGAGCCCAGCGTGCCGCCTCGAACAGGCTGACCAATTTGTCGGGTTCTACAGGCCGTTCGGCGAATGCCCTGGGACTCCACCGGCGCGCGAGAAGATCATGAATCGGCACCTGAGTCGCAGCGAGTTTCTCCATGGCCATCAACTTTTTCCAGACTCCGG
Proteins encoded in this region:
- a CDS encoding hypothetical protein (Evidence 5 : Unknown function; MaGe:77309555); its protein translation is MMNSISRPQLIFEILLNVIFLLVGLIVVVATKGGWNFFLNMEGERSFFWQLLGKRVEKYAAYVFGILLIVVAGIMIVQRLILLAGQGR
- a CDS encoding hypothetical protein (Evidence 4 : Unknown function but conserved in other organisms; MaGe:77309552) — its product is MNILIFGATGMVGQGVLHECLTAPDVDQVMTVGRTPVEQTHSKLKQLVQADPMALDTCEQELQGFDACFFCLGVSSSGMSEAAYRRITYDVTLHAATVLARVNPGMCFIYVSGAGTDSSEQGRSMWARVKGKTENDLQKLPFRGVYLFRPGVIQPLHGIQSKTSSYRIFYRLANPFLSLIRRVCPSAITTTADIGQAMLHAARQGDARRIIEAKDINRLARG
- a CDS encoding Nitroreductase (MaGe:77309561); translated protein: MAMEKLAATQVPIHDLLARRWSPRAFAERPVEPDKLVSLFEAARWAPSASNEQPCRFIVATKDDLATYDRLLACLLDGNRKWAFRAPVLLLSVARMYFEEDGKPNRYALHDAGMALENLLLQATALGLVAHPMAGFDGKQAQADLKIPSGFEPVAMVAVGYPGEAALLSDYLQQREAAPRERNPLAELVYAGQWGIALPPRRS
- a CDS encoding hypothetical protein (Evidence 4 : Unknown function but conserved in other organisms; MaGe:77309554), with the protein product MDTKQKLLTFLSKRSSATGGELREHLRLSRQALSLHLRSLLETHTIVRSGVTRGARYRLAGTSEKTATISRVLTIRGCNEDRVWDQVATQLNFQRTLRANVVAIVRYAFTEMLNNAIDHSKTERCSIHVALTPSLVSFDIHDAGIGVFRSIAAKYHLRDEETAMIELLKGKTTTMPEAHAGEGIFFTSRVGDTFTIRSHRIQIEWKRAKRDVFVSQQRQRTGTAVHFALHLSARHKLEEVFAEFAPAEYDFQFQKTKVLVKLIQPDYVSRSEAKRLLANLEKFKEIGLDFRDVRSVGQGFADEVFRVFAQRHPGIVIHPEQASPAVLTMIKHVRREASGASTP
- a CDS encoding Folate transporter 3 (MaGe:77309556); this encodes MANSLLAWIDRNILSLGRDMRLSYLPPLMVYMAYGISGLTGIVGTFFVKDYLGLSASFLAALGFWAGIPWALKMPIGHAVDLLWRWKSWLVGVGAGLLAVSLGIMAALIGQREAMTAVLSAEVWFVLSALLAPIGYVIQDAVADAMTVEAVPRVDERGQPFDEPTRKLMHTTMQTLGRVAIVGGGILVAMINVYVFSGTEGLPQAELVRLYKQVYLMALVIPFVSVLGVGVAWLLQRRQKAALIQQGFSREQVEQMVDARGDGSEATTPDWWVLGGSLIFALFTVTVGLGGFSYSEEIVFAGSMGIVLFLMAKLMRELEPDKRFTLVGTAVVIFIFRAIPGAGPGATWWMIDDLKFDQQFLSILSLIGGTLTLAGMFIFRRFMAERSIAYVVGFLTVVGTVLTLPVVSMYYGLHEWTARMTGGIVDARFIALIDTALESPLGQISMIPMLAWIANSAPANLKATFFAVMASFTNLALSLSQLGTKYLNDLYVVTREVKDAATGAIQSPADYSQLGSLLVAQLLLGLALPLAAIVFAKVTRFKSA
- a CDS encoding putative oxidoreductase (MaGe:77309560); amino-acid sequence: MAPLSSKVAIVTGASSGIGQAIAERLAADGALVVVNYLRSERKARAVAAGIQATGGTAVAVQADMSVMTDARRLIADAVARFGRLDILVNNAGKFAPKPLADTTEADFDALMNLHAKGPYFAMQEAAKVMRDHGRIVNISSAGTKLHYYGATAYLGSRGALEQFTQGIAQELAPRGITVNAVAPGFTDTGVLTDLYKKMGLEASPFKRLGLPQDIADVVAFLVSEQARWVTGQTIQAGGGIVM
- a CDS encoding Short-chain dehydrogenase/reductase sdr (MaGe:77309553) is translated as MQDLKNKVFLVTGATDGIGRAAVTEFARRGASVTLVGRDKEKTERVVAELKASTGNENLAYLLCDLSRMADVKRAAETFKATHDRLDVLVNNAGATFKKPVLGPDGYELTFAVNHLAYFQMTASLLGLIRKTPGARVVSTSSSMQTRGRLDLEKTPTSLEGTGPHAYATSKLANILFTKELQRQLSGTTATANCFEPGIVRTQFGGFGSDQGLLLNVVYALAKPFSSTPEQGADSLIWLATSPEAASLRGTYISKRKPVTPSAQALDQKLAADLWLLSEKLCATAVSREIG
- a CDS encoding hypothetical protein (Evidence 5 : Unknown function; MaGe:77309558), whose product is MRRTSRMLKSAVSGVLASHRTLPSPKDVLRYGERWRPYRTVAAWALWRAVDLAKRTPPDPGAISSLR
- a CDS encoding RidA family protein (MaGe:77309559), with the translated sequence MVRQNVSTGGPWEAKIGYSRAVRVGAYVSVSGSTAMTPGGLVGKGDPYAQTIQTFKTIESALRQAGVSLADVVRTRIYMANIDQWQEVGRAHGEVFGNIRPATTMVEVQRLIDPDMLVEIEADAIAPH
- a CDS encoding Metallo-beta-lactamase superfamily hydrolase (MaGe:77309557), yielding MADPKKRLNSNVPGNFYVDSTCIDCDACRQLAPTSFDEGGDYSTVTRQPRTEEEMVQAYRALVACPVGSIGTERGDPALLKQAKDSFPLRLTERVYYCGFNSEKSFGANSFFVQHPDGNWLIDSPRYLKHLVDAYARLGGVRYIFLTHEDDVADAAAYARHFGAERIIHREDAAAMPDAERIIDGWDPVRLAPQFELIPVPGHTAGSCALLYDGRILFTGDHLWWEPKGQRLGSPRQLVWNERHLLRSIERLLPYRIEWVLAGHGHPVQLDPETMRGELAALLARRSLRQG